The following proteins are encoded in a genomic region of Archaeoglobaceae archaeon:
- the hisF gene encoding imidazole glycerol phosphate synthase subunit HisF translates to MLAKRIIPCLDVTYRNGKAMVVKGVEFLNLRDAGDPVELAKKYDFEGADELVFLDITASPEGRKTMVDIVERTAENVFIPFTVGGGIRSIEDINAILSAGADKVSINTSAVKDPEFVRKASQIFGSQCIVVAIDCKRNFDLSKGKHILELEDGRKAWYEVYIYGGRQATGIDALWWAKKVEELGAGEILLTSMDRDGTKDGYDIPITRAMSEELSIPIIASGGAGKLEHFYEGFVVGKADACLAAGIFHYREITIAQVKEFLASKGVKVRWK, encoded by the coding sequence ATGCTTGCAAAAAGGATAATTCCATGCTTGGATGTAACTTATAGAAATGGAAAAGCAATGGTTGTTAAAGGTGTCGAGTTCTTAAATCTGCGCGACGCTGGTGATCCCGTTGAACTGGCTAAGAAATACGATTTTGAGGGTGCAGATGAGCTTGTTTTTCTTGATATCACCGCTTCTCCAGAAGGGAGAAAGACAATGGTAGATATCGTTGAAAGAACCGCGGAAAATGTGTTCATTCCATTTACAGTCGGAGGAGGAATTAGAAGCATCGAAGACATAAACGCAATTTTGTCTGCTGGCGCGGATAAGGTTTCTATCAACACATCAGCAGTTAAAGACCCGGAATTCGTTCGCAAAGCTTCGCAGATCTTTGGAAGCCAGTGCATTGTTGTTGCGATAGACTGCAAAAGAAATTTTGATCTGAGCAAAGGAAAGCATATTCTTGAGCTTGAAGATGGTAGAAAGGCCTGGTATGAGGTTTATATCTATGGTGGAAGACAGGCAACTGGAATAGATGCCTTATGGTGGGCTAAAAAGGTCGAAGAACTTGGAGCTGGCGAAATACTGCTCACTTCGATGGATAGAGATGGAACTAAGGACGGCTATGATATTCCGATCACAAGGGCTATGAGCGAAGAGCTAAGCATACCAATAATAGCCTCTGGCGGGGCGGGTAAGCTTGAGCACTTCTATGAAGGTTTTGTTGTCGGAAAAGCGGATGCTTGCCTTGCTGCAGGAATATTTCACTACAGAGAGATAACCATTGCTCAAGTAAAGGAGTTCCTTGCTTCAAAAGGGGTGAAAGTCAGATGGAAATAA
- a CDS encoding MazG nucleotide pyrophosphohydrolase domain-containing protein: MEISEFQRMIGEIYLHRDKARGVEKTMLWIVEEVGELAEAVRKGENIGEEIADVFAWLVSLANLCGVDLEKESLKKYPYYCSRCGKKPCECDSL; the protein is encoded by the coding sequence ATGGAAATAAGCGAGTTCCAGCGAATGATTGGCGAGATCTACCTGCACCGCGATAAAGCAAGAGGGGTAGAGAAGACTATGCTCTGGATCGTTGAGGAAGTTGGAGAGCTCGCTGAGGCTGTTAGAAAAGGAGAGAACATAGGTGAAGAGATAGCAGACGTCTTTGCCTGGCTCGTGAGTTTAGCAAATCTCTGTGGTGTTGATCTTGAGAAAGAAAGCCTTAAGAAGTATCCCTATTATTGCTCACGCTGTGGAAAAAAGCCGTGTGAGTGTGATAGCCTATGA
- a CDS encoding nicotinate phosphoribosyltransferase — MRFAIASEDDIKSGLVTDKYFIWTEKVLKAKNLNPKVVMEVTTSEWGIFAGLNDVLALLEGLPVDVYAMPEGSLFFPHEPVLTVVGKYLDFARFETALLGFLCHASGIATQAFKFKLAAGDKKILSFGTRRAHPAISAMIERSAFIGGVDGVSNFIAEKYFGFESMGTMPHAMIICFGDQISAWKAFDEVVDEKVPRTLLVDTYFDEKTESIMAIENVRRVDAVRLDTPSSRKGNFRKIVEEVRWELNIRGRRDVKIFLSGGLKLSDVLSLRDVADAFGVGTSISAAKPIDFAMDIVEKEGVYCAKRGKRSGMKQVYRDWNRLEDEVRLFKDVAPKGKEPMLRKVMENGKILEKTEIAKARELALKQMEIIRKLGKEKEFLMSE, encoded by the coding sequence ATGAGGTTTGCAATAGCGAGTGAGGATGATATAAAGTCAGGGCTTGTGACTGATAAATACTTCATATGGACTGAGAAGGTTTTAAAAGCCAAAAATCTGAATCCAAAAGTAGTAATGGAAGTAACAACCTCTGAGTGGGGCATCTTTGCGGGTTTAAACGATGTCTTGGCTCTTCTTGAAGGTCTCCCAGTGGATGTTTACGCAATGCCCGAAGGTAGTCTTTTTTTCCCGCATGAACCTGTTTTGACTGTTGTCGGAAAATATCTGGATTTTGCAAGATTTGAAACTGCATTGCTCGGGTTTTTGTGCCACGCAAGTGGAATAGCAACTCAGGCTTTCAAGTTCAAGCTTGCAGCTGGGGATAAGAAGATACTTTCCTTTGGAACCCGAAGAGCTCATCCAGCGATATCTGCAATGATCGAGAGATCCGCATTCATTGGCGGAGTTGATGGGGTGAGCAACTTCATCGCTGAAAAGTATTTCGGCTTTGAGAGCATGGGAACGATGCCACATGCGATGATAATCTGCTTTGGTGACCAGATTTCAGCATGGAAAGCCTTTGACGAAGTTGTCGACGAAAAGGTTCCGAGAACTCTCCTCGTGGACACTTACTTCGATGAGAAGACCGAGTCGATAATGGCTATCGAGAACGTTCGCAGAGTCGATGCGGTTCGACTTGATACACCTTCTTCAAGAAAAGGCAACTTCAGAAAGATCGTTGAAGAAGTTAGATGGGAGCTAAACATCCGTGGGAGGCGAGATGTGAAGATCTTCCTTAGTGGAGGTCTTAAGCTTTCTGATGTGCTTTCTCTAAGAGATGTTGCTGATGCCTTCGGCGTGGGAACTTCGATAAGCGCAGCGAAGCCGATAGACTTTGCGATGGACATAGTCGAAAAAGAAGGGGTTTACTGTGCAAAGAGAGGTAAGAGGAGTGGTATGAAGCAGGTTTACAGAGACTGGAATAGACTTGAAGATGAAGTTAGGCTTTTCAAAGATGTTGCCCCGAAAGGCAAAGAACCAATGCTCCGAAAGGTTATGGAAAATGGGAAAATACTCGAAAAAACTGAAATTGCAAAGGCGAGAGAACTCGCACTCAAGCAGATGGAAATTATAAGAAAGTTGGGTAAAGAAAAGGAATTTCTAATGTCCGAGTGA
- a CDS encoding acetyl-CoA carboxylase biotin carboxylase subunit: MFRKILVANRGEIAIRVMRTCRELGIKSVAIYSSADENALHRYYADEAYYVGKSDPKDSYLNIERILEIAKKAGAEAIHPGYGFVSENPMFSKRCEEEGIVFIGPPPKVLEISGSKVEARKRMKSARIPIVPGSPALKSIDQAYKWAEKIGYPVAVKASGGGGGIGISVAWNEKELELAFAKSKTFGEKYFRDPTVYLEKWLVRPRHIEVQVLADKKTNVIYLGERECSVQRRNQKVIEETPSPALDEELREQIGRYAVRGAKSIGYQNAGTFEFLYENGKFYFLEINARLQVEHTITEIVTGIDIVREQIKIAYGEDLSYGQEDIDPRGHAMELRIYAEDPINFLPSGGRIEFYRSPGGYGVRLDSAVSIGSAIPEDYDPMISKLTVFGRDRAEVIARGKRALIEYIILGVTTNIPLHLAILSDEEFEKGNIHTKFLEERKIPEKVPYYIEKYLEAQEKLSKIFKDYETEKIRDQLRKSYRAMPVDNGKIEERLWRIYTSLGH; the protein is encoded by the coding sequence ATGTTCAGAAAAATCTTGGTAGCAAATAGGGGCGAAATTGCGATAAGAGTAATGAGAACATGCAGAGAGCTTGGAATAAAGAGCGTGGCGATCTACAGCTCAGCGGACGAGAATGCTCTGCACAGATATTATGCGGATGAGGCATACTACGTGGGAAAATCTGATCCAAAGGATAGTTATCTGAATATAGAAAGGATCTTGGAAATTGCAAAAAAAGCGGGAGCAGAGGCGATTCACCCAGGATATGGATTCGTTTCTGAGAATCCAATGTTTTCGAAGAGATGTGAAGAAGAAGGAATTGTCTTCATTGGTCCACCTCCTAAAGTTCTCGAGATCTCCGGTTCCAAGGTAGAGGCAAGAAAGAGGATGAAAAGTGCAAGGATCCCAATAGTTCCCGGATCGCCAGCGTTAAAGAGCATTGATCAGGCATACAAGTGGGCTGAGAAAATAGGTTATCCTGTAGCGGTGAAGGCTTCTGGTGGTGGTGGCGGGATTGGAATAAGCGTGGCCTGGAATGAAAAAGAGCTTGAATTGGCTTTTGCAAAGTCCAAAACCTTTGGAGAGAAATACTTTAGAGATCCAACAGTATATCTTGAGAAATGGCTTGTCCGACCCCGACACATAGAAGTTCAAGTTCTGGCAGATAAAAAAACAAACGTAATCTACTTGGGGGAGAGGGAATGCAGTGTTCAGAGGAGAAATCAGAAGGTTATAGAAGAAACACCCTCACCAGCACTTGATGAGGAGCTTAGAGAGCAAATTGGCAGATATGCTGTAAGAGGTGCTAAGAGCATCGGATATCAAAATGCGGGAACGTTTGAATTTCTATATGAGAACGGAAAGTTCTACTTTTTGGAAATAAATGCCCGATTGCAGGTTGAGCATACCATAACTGAAATTGTAACTGGCATAGATATTGTGAGAGAGCAGATAAAGATCGCGTATGGAGAAGATCTCTCTTATGGCCAAGAAGATATCGATCCAAGGGGGCATGCGATGGAGCTGAGAATCTATGCAGAGGATCCAATAAACTTTCTGCCTTCTGGTGGTAGAATAGAATTTTACAGAAGCCCAGGAGGCTATGGGGTTAGATTGGATAGTGCAGTAAGCATTGGAAGTGCAATCCCAGAGGATTACGATCCAATGATATCTAAGCTTACGGTCTTTGGCAGGGATAGGGCTGAAGTAATAGCTCGTGGCAAGAGGGCGCTTATAGAGTACATAATACTCGGGGTTACAACAAACATACCGCTGCATCTTGCAATTCTATCTGATGAGGAATTCGAAAAGGGGAATATTCATACGAAGTTCCTTGAGGAGAGAAAAATACCTGAAAAGGTTCCCTATTACATTGAAAAATATCTTGAGGCTCAGGAGAAGCTAAGCAAGATCTTTAAGGATTATGAGACAGAAAAAATCAGAGATCAGCTAAGAAAATCGTATAGGGCCATGCCTGTCGATAATGGAAAAATTGAGGAAAGGCTGTGGAGGATCTACACTTCACTCGGACATTAG
- a CDS encoding 2-isopropylmalate synthase codes for MRTVRIFDTTLRDGEQMPGISLTPVYKVQIAKALDRLGVDVIEAGFPSISKGEFEAVKEISSLGLNAEICGLARIVREDIDSAINAGVDMIHVFTPTSKIQVEHTLRISREEIIERAVECVEYVKAHGLKCMFSAMDATRTELDYLIRIYKAVESAKVDIINIPDTVGVATPFKFYELVKKLREELKVLIDVHCHNDFGLAVANSYSAVLAGADEVQVTVNGIGERAGNASLEQVVMILHAIEGIRTNIKTELLFDTSKLVERLTGVKMPPNTPIIGENAFSHESGIHAHGVIKESSTFEPGVLKPEMVGHRRRIVIGKHAGRFQIRKILEDAGYVVDDETLNKIFEKVKEMGDRGKKVTDRDLFTITEIVLGELKREERIISVDEITVITGNKITPTAVINAEVMGEKKVASAIGVGPVDASLKAVMQLVGGGMHIREFKLDAISGGSDAIAEVYVTVEDDKGNVFTSRGAAQDIVMASFDAVINAVNYLLLMRRRKS; via the coding sequence ATGAGAACTGTAAGAATTTTCGACACCACGCTCAGAGATGGGGAACAAATGCCCGGAATCTCTCTAACTCCAGTTTACAAAGTTCAAATAGCTAAGGCCCTCGATAGACTTGGAGTAGATGTTATTGAGGCTGGTTTTCCATCGATTTCAAAAGGAGAATTTGAAGCTGTGAAAGAAATCTCCTCGCTCGGCTTGAATGCTGAAATTTGCGGACTTGCAAGAATTGTTAGGGAAGACATAGACTCAGCGATTAATGCGGGAGTGGACATGATTCACGTTTTCACACCCACATCAAAAATACAGGTTGAGCACACACTTAGGATCAGCCGAGAAGAGATAATAGAGAGGGCTGTTGAATGTGTCGAATACGTTAAAGCTCATGGGCTAAAATGTATGTTCTCAGCAATGGATGCTACAAGAACGGAATTGGATTATCTCATAAGAATTTACAAAGCGGTAGAATCTGCAAAGGTCGACATCATAAACATCCCCGATACTGTTGGGGTTGCAACCCCTTTTAAATTCTATGAGCTCGTTAAAAAATTAAGAGAAGAATTAAAAGTCCTAATAGATGTTCACTGCCATAACGACTTTGGGTTAGCTGTTGCGAATAGCTATTCTGCAGTTCTCGCAGGAGCGGACGAAGTTCAGGTTACCGTCAATGGCATTGGAGAGAGGGCTGGAAATGCCAGTCTTGAGCAAGTAGTCATGATTTTGCATGCAATTGAAGGAATCAGAACTAATATAAAAACCGAACTGCTTTTTGACACTTCAAAACTCGTGGAAAGACTTACTGGCGTAAAAATGCCACCTAACACGCCGATAATTGGAGAGAATGCATTTAGCCACGAGAGTGGAATTCACGCTCACGGAGTCATAAAAGAGTCTTCAACTTTCGAGCCCGGCGTTCTCAAGCCCGAAATGGTTGGTCATCGCAGAAGAATCGTGATAGGAAAGCATGCTGGGAGATTCCAGATAAGGAAAATACTCGAAGATGCAGGCTACGTGGTCGATGATGAGACTCTAAACAAGATATTCGAAAAAGTCAAGGAAATGGGTGATCGTGGCAAAAAAGTCACTGATCGAGATTTATTCACAATCACAGAAATCGTGCTTGGGGAGTTGAAGAGAGAAGAGAGAATAATTTCTGTTGACGAAATCACGGTTATAACAGGAAACAAGATAACTCCCACAGCCGTTATAAATGCGGAAGTCATGGGAGAGAAGAAAGTGGCTTCTGCCATTGGCGTTGGACCCGTTGACGCTTCGCTTAAGGCGGTTATGCAGTTGGTAGGTGGTGGTATGCATATAAGGGAGTTCAAGCTTGATGCAATTAGCGGAGGCAGTGATGCCATTGCAGAAGTTTATGTTACAGTCGAAGACGATAAAGGAAACGTATTCACATCTCGAGGTGCGGCACAGGACATAGTGATGGCTTCTTTTGATGCGGTTATCAATGCTGTGAACTATCTGCTACTAATGCGGAGGCGAAAGTCCTGA
- the dapF gene encoding diaminopimelate epimerase, giving the protein MKFTKMHGNGNDFVLIDEFHKTLVPEEKKAKFAKWVCNRNFAVGSDGVIFVQPSQIADAKFRFFNPDGSEAKMCGNGIRCFSRYVVEEGYAGKKLKVETLAGIKELEVSFDGTWWVKVDMGKPEFDSDKIPAKRKVWDEDIELEGRKFRLYAVNTGVPHVVIFVDDFDFDVVSIGRKIRFLEVFPEGTNVNFARFDGSKFYVRTYERGVENETLSCGTGSVAVVAVAKKLGIVDKAEVITKGGVLKIEIGDTAFMTGSATRVFDAELREYEI; this is encoded by the coding sequence ATGAAGTTCACTAAAATGCACGGAAACGGAAACGACTTCGTGCTAATCGATGAATTTCACAAGACTTTAGTTCCTGAAGAAAAAAAGGCAAAATTTGCCAAGTGGGTGTGCAACAGAAATTTCGCAGTAGGATCGGACGGAGTTATCTTTGTCCAGCCTTCCCAGATTGCGGATGCAAAGTTTCGATTCTTCAACCCAGATGGTAGCGAAGCAAAGATGTGTGGAAATGGAATCAGGTGCTTTTCCAGATACGTAGTTGAAGAAGGTTATGCGGGTAAAAAATTGAAAGTGGAGACGCTCGCAGGGATCAAAGAGCTTGAAGTTAGCTTTGACGGAACCTGGTGGGTAAAGGTAGATATGGGCAAGCCAGAGTTCGATTCAGATAAAATACCTGCAAAAAGAAAGGTATGGGACGAGGACATTGAGCTTGAAGGGAGAAAGTTCAGGCTTTACGCTGTAAACACAGGTGTGCCACACGTTGTTATTTTTGTTGATGACTTCGATTTCGACGTTGTCAGCATTGGAAGAAAAATAAGATTCCTCGAAGTTTTTCCTGAAGGAACAAACGTTAACTTTGCGAGATTCGATGGTTCAAAATTCTACGTAAGAACTTACGAAAGGGGCGTGGAAAACGAAACGCTAAGCTGTGGAACTGGAAGCGTTGCGGTTGTCGCTGTTGCGAAAAAGCTTGGAATTGTGGACAAGGCAGAAGTTATAACAAAAGGTGGTGTCCTGAAAATTGAAATTGGCGACACAGCATTCATGACCGGCTCAGCAACAAGAGTTTTTGATGCTGAGCTAAGAGAATATGAAATTTGA
- a CDS encoding hydrolase — translation MKFENRLVLSAMAGINNADFCIKQKASLVILGGFNADKGAIEAGIKAMARGRKEFIFDDPLEGIEREIKKIKGKNFAVNVRSSSHEGYIETAKLVEEYDGILEINAHCRQPEFVSARCGEWLLFNAEELFKIVEMVSKITRTAVKLRGGYNLDYEKLSAKIFEKGCSIVHIDAMIPKGGCDLSLIHRISKHGFTIANNSFVDINSGESMIKAGARMVSAARAVLKDENFFEKMLSSKILSEPVELR, via the coding sequence ATGAAATTTGAGAACCGCCTTGTCCTCTCCGCAATGGCTGGCATAAACAACGCAGATTTTTGCATAAAGCAAAAGGCTTCTCTCGTAATTCTTGGCGGTTTTAACGCTGACAAAGGAGCCATAGAAGCGGGAATTAAAGCCATGGCAAGGGGCAGAAAGGAGTTCATTTTTGATGATCCGCTTGAAGGCATTGAAAGAGAAATCAAGAAGATAAAAGGAAAAAATTTTGCAGTTAACGTTCGATCCTCAAGCCATGAAGGCTACATCGAGACCGCAAAACTCGTTGAAGAATATGATGGAATTTTAGAAATAAATGCGCACTGCAGACAGCCTGAATTTGTTTCAGCGAGATGCGGAGAATGGCTTCTCTTTAACGCTGAAGAGCTTTTCAAAATAGTCGAAATGGTATCAAAAATCACAAGAACTGCTGTAAAGCTTCGGGGAGGCTACAATCTCGACTACGAGAAGCTTAGCGCTAAAATTTTCGAAAAGGGTTGTTCAATCGTTCACATCGATGCAATGATCCCAAAAGGTGGATGTGATCTTTCTCTGATTCATAGAATTTCGAAACATGGCTTTACGATAGCAAACAACTCCTTTGTGGATATAAACTCTGGCGAGAGCATGATAAAGGCTGGAGCAAGGATGGTTTCTGCTGCGAGAGCGGTGCTTAAAGACGAGAATTTTTTTGAAAAGATGCTCTCAAGTAAAATTCTATCTGAGCCAGTGGAACTGCGATAA
- a CDS encoding radical SAM protein, translating into MTNVIYQTQSLCPECLRIVDAEVYEEDNRVMIRKSCSEHGEVVDVYWEDAEFFKKAMRFASEGKKVDPITEYKRCPFSCGICDNHKTHPALLNIAVTNRCDFACWYCFFYAERSGFVFEPTIEQIKNMVRTAKNLKPIACNGVQLTGGEPALREDLIEVIKAVKSEGVKHVQLNTNGIRLAKDPDFALEVKKAGVDVVYLSFDGLDEKTNPKNHREIPRIFENCRKAQLDLVLVPTIIKNVNDHQLGDMIRFAAKNIDLVRSVSIQPVSFVGKMSNRDLKKYRITIPGCIKAIEEQTNGEISREDFYPMSSSLPITRFVEAITGVPQYTFTPHFACGVVTTVFRDGEKLIPITRFVDAEGLLEYMAERAEEIKNSRFKKIKVFKSFLDLRKFFDLSKAPKSFDVSKLLFKVLVEHSYFALYEWHRKSILLAMMHFQDLYNYDLARVQKCIIHYGSPDGRIIPFCTYNVLPEIYRDRIQREFGIPLEEWKRRHGLKEEATIKVPSK; encoded by the coding sequence ATGACAAACGTGATATACCAGACTCAATCCCTCTGTCCTGAATGCCTAAGGATCGTGGATGCAGAAGTTTATGAAGAAGATAATCGGGTAATGATCAGAAAAAGCTGTTCTGAGCATGGAGAAGTTGTTGATGTTTACTGGGAAGATGCAGAATTCTTTAAAAAGGCAATGCGATTTGCTTCTGAGGGCAAAAAAGTTGATCCAATAACGGAATACAAAAGATGTCCTTTCAGCTGTGGAATTTGCGACAATCACAAAACCCATCCCGCTTTGCTTAACATTGCGGTAACCAACAGATGCGATTTTGCGTGCTGGTATTGTTTCTTCTACGCGGAACGCTCTGGGTTCGTTTTTGAGCCAACTATAGAACAGATAAAAAACATGGTCAGGACTGCGAAGAATTTGAAGCCTATTGCCTGCAATGGAGTCCAGCTAACTGGTGGAGAACCAGCATTGAGAGAGGACTTGATAGAGGTAATCAAAGCAGTAAAATCAGAAGGAGTAAAGCATGTTCAGCTTAACACAAACGGAATAAGGCTTGCAAAAGATCCAGATTTTGCCTTAGAGGTTAAAAAAGCAGGAGTTGATGTTGTTTACCTCTCATTCGATGGATTAGACGAGAAAACAAACCCGAAAAATCATCGAGAGATCCCGAGAATATTTGAAAACTGCAGAAAAGCTCAGCTTGACCTTGTTCTTGTTCCAACGATAATAAAGAACGTTAACGATCATCAACTCGGAGATATGATAAGATTTGCAGCCAAAAACATCGATTTAGTCCGCTCGGTAAGCATTCAGCCAGTCAGTTTTGTTGGAAAAATGTCAAACAGAGATTTGAAGAAATACAGAATAACAATTCCCGGATGCATCAAGGCAATAGAAGAGCAGACAAATGGCGAAATCTCGAGAGAGGATTTTTATCCGATGTCGAGCTCCCTTCCGATAACGAGATTCGTAGAAGCCATCACGGGAGTGCCTCAGTATACATTTACGCCCCACTTCGCCTGTGGTGTTGTAACAACGGTCTTTAGAGACGGGGAAAAGCTTATTCCAATAACAAGGTTTGTTGACGCTGAAGGTTTGCTCGAATACATGGCTGAAAGGGCTGAAGAGATCAAAAACAGCAGATTTAAGAAAATTAAAGTCTTTAAGAGCTTTTTAGACCTCAGAAAGTTTTTCGATTTGTCCAAGGCACCGAAAAGCTTCGATGTGTCGAAGTTGCTTTTCAAGGTTCTTGTGGAGCACAGCTATTTTGCCTTATACGAGTGGCATAGAAAGTCAATTCTTTTAGCGATGATGCACTTCCAAGACCTATACAACTACGATCTTGCAAGAGTTCAGAAGTGTATCATCCACTATGGCTCACCCGACGGCAGAATAATACCCTTCTGCACTTACAACGTCTTGCCTGAAATTTATCGAGACAGAATACAGAGAGAATTTGGAATTCCGCTTGAGGAGTGGAAAAGAAGGCATGGATTGAAAGAAGAAGCAACAATAAAAGTTCCGAGTAAGTAA
- a CDS encoding iron ABC transporter permease, giving the protein MKIPLLIALNLLVLFTSLSIGSAHYGFGELLEVIRGTADETAKAIILDYRLPRVLLAMIVGASLSASGCSLQALFRNPLAEPYVLGIASGASLGAILSVVFGLNVFGRIMLAFVSAILTAYLVFFIGNTKKFRDQSYAILLAGIAIASFLSGINSLLIYLHSQSLHQVVFWLMGSFSNPQWEEIYFCLPFLLIGISFLLATSWNLNALLLGDEHARAVGINVDRYRSELILFTSLLTSTAVAVSGVIGFVGIIIPHTVRILIGEEHRKLLPATILLATAFMPLVDIFARISTSGEIPVGAITAMLGGPFFLYLLLRRGL; this is encoded by the coding sequence GTGAAAATTCCCCTGCTAATCGCTTTGAACTTACTCGTCCTTTTCACTTCTCTCAGCATAGGTAGCGCTCATTACGGATTCGGCGAACTTTTGGAAGTTATTCGAGGCACAGCAGATGAGACCGCGAAGGCGATAATACTCGACTACAGATTGCCAAGAGTTCTGCTTGCAATGATCGTTGGCGCATCGCTGTCCGCTTCAGGATGCTCACTTCAGGCTTTGTTCAGAAATCCGCTTGCGGAACCTTACGTTCTTGGGATAGCAAGTGGTGCAAGCCTTGGTGCGATTTTATCGGTTGTTTTTGGGCTTAACGTGTTCGGGAGAATTATGCTCGCCTTTGTGTCAGCAATCCTTACCGCATACCTGGTATTCTTCATCGGAAACACAAAGAAGTTCAGAGATCAGAGCTATGCAATACTACTCGCTGGAATCGCTATAGCTTCTTTTCTTTCAGGAATTAACTCCCTTCTTATTTATCTGCACTCTCAAAGTCTTCATCAAGTAGTGTTCTGGCTTATGGGAAGCTTTTCAAATCCACAGTGGGAAGAGATTTACTTCTGCCTTCCCTTTTTGCTCATTGGAATCTCTTTTCTGCTTGCAACCTCCTGGAATCTGAACGCATTGCTTTTGGGCGATGAACATGCAAGAGCTGTGGGAATCAACGTGGACAGATACAGATCAGAGCTCATACTGTTCACCTCACTGCTAACATCCACAGCGGTAGCGGTTAGCGGTGTTATCGGATTCGTTGGAATAATAATTCCACACACAGTCAGAATTTTGATTGGAGAAGAGCACAGAAAGCTTTTGCCTGCAACTATACTGCTCGCAACAGCATTCATGCCCCTTGTAGATATATTTGCAAGAATTTCAACAAGCGGGGAAATTCCAGTTGGAGCTATTACTGCAATGCTTGGCGGACCCTTCTTCTTATACTTGCTTCTAAGGAGAGGGCTATGA
- a CDS encoding ABC transporter ATP-binding protein has protein sequence MRLKIEGLTVKLGSSEVLKDITVEANEGDFIALLGPNGSGKSTLLRTIFGVIKPMKGVVFFDGKEQEMGYLPQDSADTNLKAIEVVLLGRTPYLGRIKIPKEKDYEIALKALKDVGIENLAERRFSELSGGEKQKVLLARLFAQEPKVLLLDEPTAHLDISSQLEIMRIIKELSRDRIAIVALHDINLALSFANRIFMIKSGKVIYAGNPREVITEDSIRDIFGIEVSVRRHGQIYVIPKVKSSRNGKKVHLICGGGSGSDIIHLLNINGFSVSAGVLNALDSDWDTISELGGEIIDAPPFSEISDEAFYRNLEAIKKADAVVLANLSIGKGNFKNLLSAKFAGELGKLIVVHKSDFKERNFAGEEAEKIYSEILKKAIVVKNEEEVLNAIQKLLSR, from the coding sequence ATGAGGCTAAAAATCGAGGGTCTAACTGTAAAGCTCGGAAGTTCTGAAGTTCTCAAGGATATCACTGTAGAGGCAAATGAAGGTGACTTCATCGCTTTACTTGGTCCCAATGGCAGTGGAAAGTCCACTCTGCTGAGAACCATCTTTGGAGTGATCAAGCCAATGAAAGGCGTTGTATTTTTCGATGGAAAAGAGCAAGAAATGGGTTATCTTCCACAGGATAGTGCTGATACAAACCTGAAGGCAATAGAAGTCGTCCTTCTTGGCAGAACACCATATCTGGGCAGAATAAAGATCCCGAAGGAAAAAGATTATGAGATTGCCTTAAAGGCTCTTAAGGACGTTGGCATCGAAAACCTTGCTGAAAGAAGGTTCTCTGAGCTCAGCGGTGGTGAGAAACAAAAGGTTCTTTTGGCAAGACTTTTCGCTCAGGAACCGAAGGTTCTTCTGCTCGATGAACCCACCGCCCATCTCGACATTTCTTCACAACTCGAGATTATGAGAATCATAAAGGAGCTTTCGAGAGACAGAATTGCCATTGTAGCCCTCCACGACATAAACCTTGCCCTATCATTTGCAAACCGCATATTTATGATAAAAAGCGGTAAAGTAATTTACGCGGGAAATCCGAGAGAAGTAATTACTGAAGATAGCATAAGGGACATCTTCGGAATTGAAGTAAGCGTAAGAAGACATGGGCAGATCTACGTTATTCCAAAGGTAAAGTCAAGCAGAAATGGTAAAAAAGTCCATTTGATCTGTGGTGGTGGAAGCGGAAGCGATATTATCCATTTGCTTAACATAAACGGATTTTCTGTTTCAGCTGGTGTTCTAAACGCTCTTGACTCCGATTGGGACACAATTTCGGAACTTGGGGGAGAAATAATTGATGCCCCGCCCTTCTCTGAGATAAGCGATGAAGCTTTTTACAGAAATTTGGAAGCTATAAAGAAAGCAGATGCAGTTGTTTTGGCAAATCTTAGTATAGGCAAGGGTAACTTTAAAAATCTGCTGTCCGCAAAGTTTGCAGGCGAACTTGGCAAGCTGATCGTTGTGCACAAGAGCGATTTCAAAGAAAGAAACTTCGCTGGTGAAGAAGCGGAAAAAATTTACTCAGAAATTCTAAAGAAGGCAATTGTTGTCAAAAATGAGGAGGAAGTTCTGAATGCCATACAAAAACTACTATCTCGATGA